In Ptychodera flava strain L36383 chromosome 6, AS_Pfla_20210202, whole genome shotgun sequence, the sequence GATTTGCTCCAAATGTAATGTTTAGTTTTCACAACTCCCAAGTAAAAAAACCCACGTGACTCACTTCAGattgattttatcattttgCTCAGCTGGTTCCATCATAGTCAAATAATTATTAAGTGAATGAAACCATGTTCTTTGATCAGACAGACCATGGTGGACGGTGTAAGATTTAGCATTTGACTGAAAGAAAATGATGGTTCTACATCAAGGACCAAGACATATAACTGCAAAATTGTGGAGATATTTTCACTACATCATTTCTACAAGGAACTAGTAACacatgaaaagttaaaaaaagttGTAAGTTTATAAATGATTGTTGTATTTCAGGCTGTATGGGTGACACACAGTTTAACTTTCGTATCAGACAACACACTTCATCTGTAAATAGGAAATCCACCACACTCAGTGCCAGAAATGCTTATGAAAGGCGAGGTCCCATGTCACTACAGGTAAGCAGTGACACTCATAGCAAAACCAGGATGTAAACTTCAGTGATAAATGGAGAAGTGTGTTCACAAAGTTGTGCGTTCTGTCTTCTGCAAGTCATCGTGCGTCAGAGAATCTTTCATTTTGAGAGAGATAAGTGATAATTGTCATTCCATTTGCAGATCCCACAGAGTTGAAATGCTGTTGACGTCATGAAATATAAATCCTGAAAAAAGAGAAATCATGACAAAGTACAGTCCATCACAACTAATTTATAAGGATATTTTGATCTTCAAATATTAAAAGTGTTTTAGGAAGGATATCATAGTAAGGGGTTACTGTGCCTACTACCATGCCATCATTTCAGGGGAGATGTAAATGACAGAGTTGGTTTGAAGTCTTTCACATAATATGTGACACACAAGTATATTTCACATGGTTATAGTAAGTGGCTGATTGGATGTCATGTTCACCCTCCTAAACAGTCGTGATAGCAGtcttaaaaacaaatttatgatGACTAATTATTTGTAAGTCAGAGGTTAGGAGTGCTTGAAGGCTGCTCTGTAAAAATGCAACAAATGGAATCACATGTATACtctgaaaattatttattgtgaagacattttaaatttcatttgttaCATGAAGAGTTGTGCCTATCTGTCCCCCATCTGTCTTTGAAGGGCAGTATTTAGCTTGGAAAATTGTACAAATACTGTTAGCCTTCCTTTCATACATTTATAACATCAGTGCAGTCTAACCTAGATACTGTATATTTCAAACATTACCATATCACcacaagttttgtttttttcctgaTCTGTGGATAACTATTGATTTTCATGCATTTCAGGGTGAAAATGCATATTTCCATGGGTTTGTGTATTTCCGGCAGGTCAGAGATAAAACATCACGGCGAGGGTACTTTCAAAAGGTATGTACTGTATTGATTTCTGGAAAACCACATGTGATGTTAAATAAAAATCTAGTCTTAAAACAGATCCATATGGCCGCTTTCACACATTAGCTGTCTCAGCTTCTGTTTGATGTCTGCTAACCATACAACGGTGCATTGTCGGCATGTTGCCTGTGACCTTTCTCTTCTTTACATCTAAAAAATATACAATAGTTTGCAAGCGGATCAAAGAGAAAGTAACAGTTTCAGGACAGGAATCCATTAATGCTACACACCCTGTTCGATAAATAAACGTGGATATGTAATACTTGTAAACATGATTtctgttcaaaataacaatggatatAGTTTGATAGTAgcattgcagatgtcatcattgtagacattgttgaaattataaaattgtGTTACACAGGGTATTACCCTTCAATaaaaactttttgttttgttttaatgcATGTACATCTTTAAAGTGATCTCTCTGTGCCAAACAGAACAGACCTGTTTATAAGCATACAAGTAATTAATTTCAAGATCTGTGGATGCAAAGGCAGCCTGGATCGAGCTATCAAGGACAGGAAATATTTGTAACCATTCAATGTTTAATGATTTCTCTTCACCTATCTCtttttttatcattaaattcGTCGAAATAGAGTCATAACCATAAAATGACTCATAGAGCTGTGAATATTtggtcagtgtttttgttacagAATATTGACAGCAGTCGGAGTTGTAGCTGACAAGTAAAAACcaaaacagaaacaaacaacCCGCAGTGTTGACAAAATTCTGGTTGTTAAATTATTTACAGCGACAGTTGGGGGAAATGAGCTGTAAAATACCATATTGCCAGCTTTGTAACTACCAAtgatttgttaatatttttccaTAGTTCTTGGTCCACATCTTGGCGTTGACAATTTCAAACCATATGGTTATTGTTACGCACTGTGCTTTGTAGAAATCTCGAACTGCTTTAAGTGATCCTagtattgtttgatatttcaccatcaaaaaTTACTTGATTGTTGGCAATAATTGTATGTATCGAATTCCATTCCCCATTATTGCATGTATTGAATTCGTTTTTACCAATTATTGCCCAGTGCATTTGTGTCCAGGTTTTTCTTTTTTGGCAAATGTgcagtaaaaatttgaaaggaatGTAATTATGTTCTGATGATGCACAGGTCAAGTGAAGTGTTAGGTTAATTGCATCGGtccctttttgtaaaaaaattcctTTCATCCGTTGAAAGCCTGTTCAGTTTATTGAGGTATGACTCATCGTGGATGCTTTCAAGCGTGAAGTCGATGAGCTCCATTTAGACTTTTCAGACACAGAGTGAAACATTGCAGTGAGGTCATGTCAGGAACCAGGACATTCTTTGCAGAGTATCAAACAATGATGCCGGTTTTAGTCTGTGTGATTCACTGAGTGATAAAACTTACAAAGTATTCACTAAAATATTGCCACATTTTGTAATAGATACaaagtattttctgaaatatttatctTGTTGACACTCACCAAATCAAACTAGGATGTGGTCAGCACTCTTCTATGGAGGAAATTTTTAGTCTGTGTTCCCCCTTGATCAGCTAAAGTCAGTACCTATCTTAGGGCTGATACAGTCACCATGGTTACTCTGACCGCAACGATTTGATAGTAAGATAACGGTGCATCAGGCTTCTGCAACTGTTCACACACATAGTGCATTAGTTTATACAGCTCAAATATTTTGTCAGACCGAACTCCCCTTTACACGAGGAGTAAACTAGCCCAACTCTGCtcccatacatgtatatgtttgcGTTATAATGTTTTGGAGCAGACTTAAAGGCAGTTTTCGCCTCAAAATTGTAGGACTTAAATGGTTGCCCAAACTTTACTCGAGGAAACTTTAAACgattcccttttgaaatcaagaatagaaattagGCGTGACAGTCAACTGTGCTATTAAAGTGTAATACTGTAGAaataaatgaccaaatatttactgacacttgaaatgcaaaatggctgccatccccgtGTCAACTCTCTGGgaaatatcaattttattctcaaaaataagCTGGTAAAAACTTTACTTAATCCACGAGCTTCAAAGTGATCCCCCTAAagttttagaccaaaaatgtattgtaaaagtttgatagtctgaatatctgtaccctAGTTGCATTCTGTGTTGATCACACTTAAAACACAAGCTTAATCTCACACCAGACAATTATCCAGTGTGAACCCCACAGCGGCCAATCTCATCAATAACAGACTCAAAAGTCACTGAATTTTGaccacattatttttttttcttgttcctTGGTATAGCAGGTAGATGTagatcattttgttttgattatacTAAActatatttatcattattttgtgTCACGTGCACAGGGACAGTGTTTGCCTTGTAATTTACTTACCTGACAATGGTTTCTCCTGAGACTGGTGATTGTAATAATGCCATTAATTGGCAAAtctaattattttatataaaaaattgatgaatgaCACTGTCTGAATCAGAGTAAAACCCTTTCTTTAATTCAAGAATGTGTCTTTTAAGGATGAAACATTCACAACATTTCAGAAGGTAGGCACAAAAAACTTGATTTGATTTTGTGTTGAAATCAATGCTAATACCGTATTGACTTGCGCTTTCATTGAAAGACACATTTTGCCATAGTATTTGAATCTAAATTGCGtcaaataatcatgcaaaagtAAGTGTTGTCCCTCAAAACATGTGACGTCAATAGTTTCCACAGTGGAAGACTTATTATTTGAAAGCCATTTGAAAACAGTTGGaatcattttaattattttgggGTTAAAAATCAATACtgtttgatgaaaatactgCAGAGTTACATCCATGTAATAGACACTTGGCAATATTTTGTTGCATCCAAAAGGAAAATTTTAATAATAGATATCCCTTCTATATATAAAGCATTCAGTAAATCTTGATAGGAATCAAACCTATAATGTACGGCATCTATTCACCTAGCAAAGACGTCTTAGCACTCAAAACTGCATGGCTCAATATGGTTCAATGactgagctaagttgttacGTTTTTTGTGACCATGACCCCTCGTGACATACTGTAAAATTTATAGAGTAATCGGACATACATACTCATTATAAAGAAACATGACATTTTATTCTCAAATAAACTCAATGGCTCTGGTCTAACACATCGATTGTGTTACAACACAAGCCGAAACAAAACCTGAAAATATGAACGATGCTTTTTTGTTCCTGACTATAGTTCATAATTATTTTACCTTACAGTCGTCACATTTGATACATGGACACACTGCaatgaaaaacaattttatcgaattttctgtttcctttgtttgCCTTTCAGTCGGTGGTATTGATAACAAAGTTGCCGTACATCAATTTATTTACTCAGTTGATTGAAATTATTGCTCCAGAGTATTTCGAAAACGGAGAACCTTGCCTGGAAGCCGGTAAGTCCAGCAATCGATGTAATTGAGACAATATACCTGAAAAGAAATACCCTTATGtatcatttctttttcttttagtttgattgaaaccatggcaactgtATTGTAGAAACCTATCTTGTTCATCTGTACGTAGACTAAAAGCaatcataaaaattgaattCTGACATTCGGCAATGTGGTCGGATAATGTGAAGTCAGTAAAACACAGggaacttatcaaaattatattgCCGTACATTTCAGAATAGTCCTAGAAATTGACTTGACATGCTTGCATAAAATGTATGCATATCTCAGTTACATGTACAAGGCCATTTTAAAGAAGATATGTTATTAATGGTGAAGTTTAGGGCATGTATGGCAAGATCTTGATTGTAAGGGCCACCTGTTGTCTCCAACTGTGTGAATGCTTATTGGATATTTTGTCAGTATGATATGCCCCCCTGATGAAATATGATTCATCATCATAAGTGATGGGACAAGTAACCCGTGATGGATgagaaatgtaataaaaaatcgTATATATGATGGATATGTTGATCAAAAATCTGCGTCTTATGAAGGCTTTGGATAATAGTCTAGGTTATAGTGTGGTTTAGGGTTTGGATTATGAAGAAATTGATGTACGTGATATATACAAAAAGGAAACAGAAATGATAAACAATTAACTGATATCTTGGCAGATAGTATTTTGCTTTTTGCAAAGGTTCTTTTTTTGCCTTTTATCTTTTTGTCTTTTGTGGTCAGTTGCTTTACATAGTTTTAAcactgaatgaaaaaaaatattccttatgacatttttgttgaggttatatttcatttttgttaagGTAATTGATTGTGCAGGGTTTGGGAAAATCAGAAAGTAGCTTGGCATATCAAGCAAGAAAGGAGTTCAAAAATTGCTAGACATTTGACAGTCCCTCCTGCCTGCTTGCTTAAAATACCAAGATCGCCATGGTGACGAGTGCTGTGGCATTGGAAGGAATAATTTTCCCACAACCGAAAGGCGCAGCACAAGTGGGTGTTGACAGTCTGACAACTTTCCCTCCCTTTATCACTCATGAAGAAACACAACAGTTGATATTTCAAAAGGGGTTACAAACATACTGGAGCAAATCTTTGTTACCTGTATTTATAGTTTCACTGGTGGAAATTTGAAGTAATATGCCTGAGAGTGAGAGCGTctcttatttttgaaaaaaggaaGATGTTCCAATTCTTTATGAATTAGAGAAAGCAGAAAATTTCAGACTTGAGGTGTGGGAAATTTCTGTATGTGTGGAGAACGGCTACATGCATTGCCATTCAGTAGAccattatgaaatattgaagtTTTACTGTAAGAAGGTATACAACAATGTCTCATAGTATTTGGAGTGTTCAAATACATCTCAGTGAGTGTATGGCAGAAGCGGAGCTGTAGAAGCAGATTCCGTTTATTCTAGCAACAGTAATTATGTTGTCAAGGCAACATCCTTTGTGAGAGCAGGGAAATCTGACAAATGAATAATCTgctattttttcttttgaaagtgaACATGAATGTGAGTTTGGAGTCCAAGCTATGTGTTTTTCTAAGATTAGAAAGGTGAAATGGAAAGCTGTAGCAGCTGTCCTGAAACATTCACAGTTTtcaatataaaatggaaatttcataatttcattatttatcgcagcagattttgaaatcatgtaattactttttctttcaaaaattgatattttatcaaTCAAATATTTATGGTAATATAGGGAAAGACACGGAGAATGTAGGTCTTACTGCCAGCATCAGGGTCAAATACAGCCTGTTAATGGTATCAAGTGTAAAGGCCAGGGACTCGATCCGCGGGATCAGATTTGTTTCAGTGTGTAAGAGGATTATAGAGGTGTCATAGACTTCTGTTTTCCATGGAAATTGTAGTCTAAtactagtaagtaaatttcctgagAAGATAATCTGATACCTGACACAGGCCTTTAGGTAgatgtttgaaattttaaattaggCTTTGCACGAGAGAAACTCCTGAAAGATTATGTCCAATCTATTCTGgaggtaaaaaaattaatatcacTATGACAGGTATCCATTGTGTAAGGGTTTTCTTAGGGGACAAGACAGCTGGTTTGGTAAAACCTGTATCAAGGTATTAATTGGTGTGACTATTTGCATAAAGGCATACTCATTAGCCGCTCAAAGTGCATATTCTACATATCCAGCTGTGGGTAATCCAGCGGCCACACTTAGCATGCTTTCGTCAAATCGTCACCTTTCTTtgtacattgatgatatttttagggTATGCTTACGTGACTTTGAAATCTCATATCATtatcaatgttttgttttttttttagaatttttgtaCAGTATTTTGATTCTTTCTCCATGACTTTATTTAGGACTGATACACTTTGTGAGACAAAATTGTGATTAATCTGGATTAATACGTTCTATAAACCTACAGATTCATTTTGGACATATTTCAGAATAATTAACATCATGGCAGCCAACCAGTCATAGTTGTTTGTCTGAGCTCATTTCCGTCTCACAAATATTAGACAGGAAGAAACAGTATCCATGCCTGACATTTCCCCATGTTTTCTTTCCCATAACCACTTCCTTCAGCATGTCATGATATTGACCAGTGGGCAGCGCCTCATCCAGGTGAAATGCTACATTTACCAACAATGGGTGTTGTACTGCAAGTTCGGATACCTTCCAAACAAGAAAAAGCACCGTCACAATCTCAGATTAAAAAGACTACTCCATTGGTGAGTTGATTTGCCAAAGCTAATGACATTTGTGTAACTTTTGTTCTGAAAATTTCCAGTCATTTTAAACATGCTTTCAAGATCTCACAATGTGTCTCTCAGCAAATTCTACTTACATATTGATATAGATATCCATTGCAGTATGCTTGATGCCAGAGTGTTATGTGCAATATCATAACTTTTAAGAAAAAGACTTAATTTGGAGAGTGATTATATGTACATGATTAGCGCCATCAGTAAATGAAAAGcataacttttgagaaatgatTTAATTTTGAGAGTTACTTCAAAGCACCCTCAGTGATTGAAAAGCATAGCTTTTGAGaaaatgatttaattttgaaattgccTACAAATGCGCCCTCAGTGattgaaaaatgtaacttttaagaaaatgattttttttaattttgagagTTACTTCAAAGCGCCCTCAGGGATTGAAAAGATTGAATTTAATATCACGGTAAGAAATGATAGAAacattacagatatttgaaacgAGAAAAAATGGACTGGTTGTTCATCAACACTCTTATCTTCACTGTGCAATAACCAGAAAAATTTGTTTCAGTCGCCAGGAAGTGCGCCCCCTATAATAATCCCGTCAGTCAATGAAGTGGAGGTTTTCAAATGTTTCCAGCCAGTCTTGCCACATATACAGTTACTATGGGAACTCATACTTACCAATGAGGTAAGCCATTTATACAGATTAGCTGTCCAGTGCACTAGTTTTTGATGTGTGTACTTTCCAAACTTATACTCAACAAATACTTAGAGGAAGGCCAACCATGGTTGATAGCAACTGCTACTTAGTGTTACGGCATTAGTGTTAATGACATACAGTAGAAATATCAAGGGCAAGTTCCAAAGTCACAAACTTCTTCCTCAACttttactttcaaaaattttcacaacagaCACAGATATGAATCCTGTTTTCAgttatttttacttttcataaaaagtcaaagtggtcaaagtatcacaagttacaataaagatattttctatttcaaaaatattaccaATGTCATACATCGCAACGGACTTAATTCAAAGCAGTTGATGttcaatacaaaaatatcaTGATTATAGTGTAGCAGGTAGATATAAACCTGAGATCTCTACAAGCTCATATAATATTGTTTGTCAGTATCCTTTGATTTAATTAAAATGATATATCTACAGTACTTCTTGATAACTTCAGTGATTATTATAATGAATCATTTCCTTCTACTGGCCTAACAACGTaatctgtaatttgtttttcagccCATTGTAGTGATGGCGCCCTCGCCCACCATTTGTTCAGACACTGTGCAGGCACTTGTTAGTATGATATCACCCCTACGGTACACTTCAGATTACAGACCATATTTTACGATACATGACAGCGAGTTCAAAGAATATACCACAAAAACACAAGCTCCGTAAGTATACTTCCtagtatatacatgtagttgCAGAATATTGGTGTTAGCTTCTGTACAATTTGAATTGTACTTCATACATGTAGCATGTTTACCTTGAGTTTTAGTTTTAGCTTTTTTGATTGCAGTTTCAAAACGTGTTATTTCTCTTTGCGTGTGCATAGCAGAAGGTAAAATACTGAACAGGACAATTTTCTCTTCACTTCTGAATTTCAAAGCACCCACAAACCATTCTCACcttaatttggaaagtttaatAACAAGCTAATAGCTATCCTGAAGACAGTGTTgtgaataacaataacaatactgtGGTATGGTgttgtttctttccattttcacaAGATGACTGGACAAATGTTGTGTGAATCTCTTTACCTAGCCTTCGCTTTGACCACAGTATCTCTTTCTAACGATTTAATTCAAAGTGATTTTAAATTAATGACTTGTTGACCAAAAGCACATAGTACAATCAGCAGAACATATAGCAGTTTGCATTTGTGCTTGTACAGTGATTACTATCAACAGAAAGTTTTCACAACATACAAGTTTCCTGCGCCCTTTCTAGAAAAATAGTCACGTCCAGTTAAAGTCTGACAGTTTCAAGCTAGGCACAGCCAATCAgtgtttcatgtaacatttattcCATTGATTCCTAACATTTACAAATGAGCTCTTATTGTTGACCTGTTGCAAGACTTGAAATTTGCAGGTAGAGCAATTTTCAAACGTACATGTTCctaaaattaaaacttttctgACTTCAAGAATCGTAAGACTGATTGGTTTCTTTTGTTGTTCTATACAGGCCTGCAGTTGTACTTGGAGTCACAAATCCTTTCTTTGCTAAAACACTTCAACACTGGCCACATATCATCAGGATAGGAGAGATGGGTCCAATAGGTAAGTCACCTGCATAGACATTTGGATGCGTAACTAGAGATGGATATAGTAATTTAGTTATTGTATTGCAATGATTGGTTTACATCATCTAGGTTTGTGATAGTAGTGCCGTTACCATGGCATGTCACTAGTTTCAGAGATTCAGCGCTGTGTGCAGTATTGTGTCTACTGGATGCTGTAGTGCTGCTGCTGTAGTGGAGGCGGTGTGATGACTTTGTGACATTTGAGTCTCACACGGCTCTGCATAGATGTGCAGTACATTGGATGTCTGTCTTTGTGTATGTGTGAGTCCAAATGTCTAACATTTTCAAACTCCATCACGTCTGGACGTTTGCAGTTTTATTGAAACTGTCACATTGTACTGGTGTATCGACTAACATGGAAATGTAGAACTTTCTTGTCTAGACAGTACCTGTTATTGATAATACATCTCTTGCCAGACACAGTAATCACTGGGCTATGCACGTAGAATTCATGTGTTTATTCAAACCCAGCACTACAACAGCACAAGTCACTTTTTCACTTTTCCATTAACAAAGTGTCATTCACTGAACACTGACAGTGGTGTGGCTTCAAGCTCTGAGCAGTTTATTTCCATGGTGAGGAAAGCAAATCATACTTTTCTGTTATGACCGTCATGCCATGGTATTCAGTTGATCCGTCTGCTTTAAAGAGAATAGACAAGatgacatatgcaaattgaaTTCATGTGTATTTCAGTATGTCTCAAAATACACACATgtgaaatataaaatcatgtaaAAGATTTTCGGTCAAcacaaaacaatgacaataattTCTGGAGGCTTACTGGATATTGATGATGCAGCACTCAATGTAAATTCCTTGACCAGTCGGTCACTTTCAGTGGctgtgttaaagggacaaagtcggccatttttcatgaattttgtttgatacgagaaacaacttatattgtttgacattttgaaagatgctgaatgaatgggtgaccattcaTATATTCAATCACAGTTTCAGACACGATACttgaaaccatcgtgaaaatgaattaatagtcatgaccattaattcattttcgcgctGATTTCATTTAATTGGTCTAAAACCAggatcaaatatatgcatgg encodes:
- the LOC139135635 gene encoding protein DENND6A-like isoform X4 — translated: MNICYLSFPDSNSGCMGDTQFNFRIRQHTSSVNRKSTTLSARNAYERRGPMSLQGENAYFHGFVYFRQVRDKTSRRGYFQKSVVLITKLPYINLFTQLIEIIAPEYFENGEPCLEAACHDIDQWAAPHPGEMLHLPTMGVVLQVRIPSKQEKAPSQSQIKKTTPLSPGSAPPIIIPSVNEVEVFKCFQPVLPHIQLLWELILTNEPIVVMAPSPTICSDTVQALVSMISPLRYTSDYRPYFTIHDSEFKEYTTKTQAPPAVVLGVTNPFFAKTLQHWPHIIRIGEMGPIEKSSWKKKKSSNIKTLESKPGVYTRYKTYLNKDKSILKRLQKGIQNKRPMEVQDAMMRRHLLELTQSFMIPLERYVASLMPLQRNISPWKHPPRLRPFDPDEFVKTLEHSGPQLTSGLTGDWIGLYRRFFKSSNFEGWLRNRQQEVNQKLSLLHLEALCDADLMVWIKDKQEVEIVDLILRLRDKLSSVSIHQLPVKADRLKQLKVHMEHIISTLPEDLQSILKSN
- the LOC139135635 gene encoding protein DENND6A-like isoform X3; the protein is MLFSLQKMNICYLSFPDSNSGCMGDTQFNFRIRQHTSSVNRKSTTLSARNAYERRGPMSLQGENAYFHGFVYFRQVRDKTSRRGYFQKSVVLITKLPYINLFTQLIEIIAPEYFENGEPCLEAACHDIDQWAAPHPGEMLHLPTMGVVLQVRIPSKQEKAPSQSQIKKTTPLSPGSAPPIIIPSVNEVEVFKCFQPVLPHIQLLWELILTNEPIVVMAPSPTICSDTVQALVSMISPLRYTSDYRPYFTIHDSEFKEYTTKTQAPPAVVLGVTNPFFAKTLQHWPHIIRIGEMGPIEKSSWKKKKSSNIKTLESKPGVYTRYKTYLNKDKSILKRLQKGIQNKRPMEVQDAMMRRHLLELTQSFMIPLERYVASLMPLQRNISPWKHPPRLRPFDPDEFVKTLEHSGPQLTSGLTGDWIGLYRRFFKSSNFEGWLRNRQQEVNQKLSLLHLEALCDADLMVWIKDKQEVEIVDLILRLRDKLSSVSIHQLPVKADRLKQLKVHMEHIISTLPEDLQSILKSN